GGTGGCCAACAGTATCCACAAGCACACATCACCGCAATCCGCCACTGGGTTGTCCATAAGCTGGCAGCTGTTCTCGGACAGCCAGTCACTGGTGCCGACGAAGTATCCGATGATGTCGGGTGGTTTCGGGCAGCATTAACAGAGCGTACCGGCCCCACAATCACGTTCCTCGGTGATGTGATCCAACTCTCACAAGGGTACTATGCTCCAGCACCGACGCGATCTGTAATGATCTCCGAATCTGAGGCCGTGCTCGTTTCAGGGGATCCAAGTCGTCCATTCATAGAGTCCGGTCTTGATATCGAATTTCGGGGGTTGACGCGGATTCTTACTGACACCAGTGAAGCAGAATTGCGTTCGAGAGAAATCCCCGTTCAATCTAAAGACGAATACATCGGTCTGGACGAGGCGCCGATTACGACGCCAGCCACACTACGTGAGTACATCGAACAGCGACCGCAGGAGTCGTGGGAACCGGAGGAAGATTGGGCACCATACACTGGACAGTACTATGGATTTACCGTAGACGGTGAGCCGCTCGTCATTGAAGAGGCAGACGGAACTGCGATCAGCTTGTGGCGAGTTCCAGTCGAATACGGCGCCGATACCTACCAGTTAAAGGTTCAATCGGGCGACGACAAAACAAGGGCCGTCACTGTTTCGCCGAAATACCGCAAGCATGCGTGCCTAATCCTTGACTCAATGGCTGAAGACCCACAGACAGTTGAACTCACCGCATATGACGAGGAGGTCTTATTAAGTTGTGACTTTGCACCGCCGCGGGCACAGATGCGTTGGCTGTACGCAGTCGGAGCAGAGTGGCTTGAAACATCGTCGTATCAACTTCAATGGCGAATTTCGGACACCGATGCTGATTCAGTGCGAGAGGTCTTCGACGAACTGCCCGTGACCATCATCGATAATACATAATATGAAATCAATCAAAGAAGTCTCGGAAGAGCTCGAGAACGATCTTCAACAGTACATCGAATCACGTTACCACCTCCATCACCCGCGGCTTCTCAAGGAACGTCGTGCCCTGATGGACGAGGGAGAGACAGCCACCGAACCATGGGTCGAGGCAACACCGACCTATGTTTCGGGTGAACCCCTCAGAGAATTGGGCCTGCCGAGCGAAGTTGTCGATTTGTTAAAAGATCTCGAAAGCGACGATCTCAACATCTTCGATCCGCCGTACAAACATCAGGCCGACGCCCTCCAATCGTTCTTCAACGAAGAGGACGATCTCATCGTATCCACCGGAACAGGGTCCGGAAAAACCGAGATTTTCCTCTACTCAATTCTGGGTCAGCTCGCCCAAGAGGCAGCGCGAGGAGAGACAGCTGACCAACGTGGGATACGGACATTAGTTCTCTATCCGATGAACGCCCTCGTCGCGGATCAACTCTCCCGGATGCGCCTACTCTTTGGTGACAAGGACGGGGCAGATACACTTGAGGACTACATGGGCCGGCGTGTACAGTTCGGGATGTACACGAGTCGTACACCCTATCACGGGGAGTACGACAAGAGTAAGAACGATAATCTGGTCAAGCCGGTCATCAATCGGTATCTCAAGTTAGAGGAAGAACAGCCGGACCTCTACGAACAACTCAAAGAAAAAGGCCGTATTCCAGCCAAGGATCTCGAAGGGTTCCGGAACAAGAATAAGAAAAAGGAGACTCACTTCCGTACTCAACCTGGCGACACCGAACTGTTCACGCGTCAGGAGATGCACACCCGCGATGGAAGCAATCCCCATGGCGGGACGCCGGATCTCCTGATCACGAACTATTCAATGCTGGAGTATATGCTACTCCGGCCGATCGAACAACCCCTCTTTGAGGATACCCGTGAATGGCTGGCCGAGGACGAAGAGAACGAGCTGAATATCGTCCTTGACGAAGCTCACCTCTACCGAGGCGCCCAAGGAGCAGAGGTGGCGCTCCTGTTGAGCCGCTTGCTCCAGAAACTCGGGATATCTCGCGAACGTGTGCGCTTCATTCTCACGAGTGCGACGATGGGTGAAAACGTAGAGGAAGCAGCCCCAGACTTTGCGGCCCAGCTCACAACCGGAGATCCGGACGATTTCTCAGTAATCACCGGTGAGCAGGTGGAGTACGAAGGCGGAGAACCGAGCGAGAAACGCATGGCGCAACTCCTAGAGCGAATTGGCTACCAACTCGATGATCCATCGAAGATTCGCAACGTTGCGAGCGAACGAGGCTGGGATCCTCTTGAAAGTGATGACGTAGAATCGATCCGTTCGTACCTTGCTGACCAGTTAGTCGATGACCCACTCTTCAGGTTAGCACACGAACACCTTCGTGAAGAGCCACTGCGCCTATCGGCGCTTGCCGAAGAGTTGTTCGAGGACATCGATCAGGATCTGGCTCGTGAGGCGACGGGCAATCTTCTGTATCTTTGTACCGAGGCCCGCCAGGGAGAGGACCAGGCGTTGCTTCCGACGCGCCTGCATATGTTCCTCAAAGGGCTCCCCGCCCAGTATGCGTGTGTCAATCCTGAATGCAGCGGCCGCCGGGTTACAGAGGGAGAGAACCTCCTCGGGCGCATCTACAGTAATCCGCACACGACCTGTGAGTCCTGTGGCAGTCGTGTCTTCGAACTGATTAGCCACCGCACCTGTGGAGCAGCATATCTGCGCGCGTATCGACGCTCTGACGACGACCGCGGGCCGACGTTCCTGTGGTCAGATCCTGAGAGCAGCGAGGACTTGGACGAACTTCATCTCTTAGTTGAGGAACCTCGGGATGACCCAAATCCAGACCACGAACACGGCCGTTCGCTCGCCGAGACGACGACCTCACGAAACCTCTCGATTGCCTCCGGCCATCTTGTTGATGATCGGCACGTGGACGACGAAGGGGCGACCACTCATATCGAGGTTCAGGTCCCGACTAAAGAGCCGCCGAACGAGGACGGTGCGTGGAGTTGGACTCAATGTCCGGCGTGCGGGATCAAAGAGCGACGCCGTCCGAATGGCGACACGAAGGTCGAAGATCTGGTCACCAAAGGTGAGGAGCCATTCGCGCACAGCGTCCGCTCGATGTTCGGTATCCAGCCGACCGACCCACTCAAAGAGGAGTTCCCCAACGAGGGGCGCAAGGTATTGTGCTTCTCTGACGGTCGACAGAAGGCGGCCCGCTTAGCTCGCGATCTCCAATCGAACGTTGAATCCGACTCGTTCCGCGAGGTTCTAACCGACATTTTTGGATCCGCGGACGGTGAAATCACGATGGATCGGTTGTTCGCCGAGTTCGCAGTCTACTGTGCGAAAAACAACATCGTATTCTTCGACGACAGCGACCAATACACGAATCAGTCGGGCGTCGTGTATAAGGGTTCACGCTCCCACTTCGAAGATATTCGTGGGAACCTGTCCGACATTGTCGATGAGTACTACCTTGAGTCCATCGACGATATTCCGGAGGTGCCAGCCGCACGCAATGCGTTGTCGGAGCGTCCCCGCCAGTATGAGGAACTTCTCCTCCGATCGTTGGGCGATGAACAGTACTCCATCACCGGCGCTCTCGTCGGGTACATTGCGCCGTCCGAGGAGGTATTTGAGAAAATCGATGAAGCCGTCCCTGAAATTGAGACAGACCAACTCAAGAGCATCCTCATCGAGGCGCTTCGTCATGCCTGCGAGGAACGGGCATTTGATTCAAATATTGAAGCCAGACGACGTTCGAACTCCTATCCCTATCAAAATTGGATTGACCCGGACGATACAGGGCTCCCCCACAGCGAAATAATCCCTGAATATGTTGTAGAATCACTCGACGACGAAGTGCCAGAAGAGGCGTGGTATAGTCTGAGACGGGCGTTGATGACGACAGAGCCTGTGTTGTTTGGGGCCTCCCACGGCAATTACTTCGTCAATCCGAAAGCAACGACAATCGATCTCCGACTCGACGACGATTGGTACCGATGCGAAGGATGTCGCCGGTTCTCGGTCGTGTCACTCAATGATTCGTGTCCCTACGATGGGTGTCGCGGAACTCTCAGTCCGGTTAGTGACAATGACATCCATCTCCAGGCACGGAAGAACTTCCTTCGGAACCCGCCACGCGAAGTGCTCCATGGCGAACGGGACCCGCTCACGCTGCGTTCAGAAGAGCACTCTGCACAACTGAGTGCAAAGGACAACTCCGAGGCATTCGCACGCTCCGAAGAGTATGAACTCCTCTTCCAGGACATCCTCGTCGGGGACTCCGAGGCCGATCAGCCGATCGACGTGTTAAGCTGTACGACTACTATGGAAGTCGGGATTGACATCGGGAGCCTCACTGGCGTGGCCATGCGGACGGTCCCGCCAGGACCAGAGAATTATGAGCAACGTGCTGGTCGGGCAGGACGTCGCGGAGCCGGCCTCTCGACGATCGTCACCTTCGCGGACAACTCCCCTCACGAGTCACACTACTTCGAGAATCCTGAAGAGATGATCACGAGCGAGGGTAACGCACCGGTCATCTACGCCGGCAACGAAAAGATCGCCCGACGGCACATCAACGCCTCGCTGCTTGCTCGGTTCTTCGATCCATCGGCCGTCGAGACGGAAGCTGCCGTATTCCGCTCGCTCAAAGGTACAGCCGAGTTCTTTGAAGGAGAAGGCGACCAAACCCTCGCCGCGTTCGAAGACTGGCTGGACGAAGAGATCTTCGCCGATTCGTCGTCGACGCTCGAGCAATTGGGTGCCCTCCTTCCGGATGCACTAGGAGGGGGACGTTCATCCGACTGGGAGGTCGCATTAGTCCGCGACGCCGCTACAGAGTTCCTGAGCGAACTTCAGGAGCTAGAAGCCAAGACAGAATGGGAAGAGCAATCCACGGAGGACGACGATTTACTTTCCGTCCTTCTGGATGCAGCCCTACTTCCGACGTTCTCGTTCCCAACTGATGTGGCCGATTTCGTCGTGCGCGAAAATGAGCCCGGGTCGTCACAGCCGAAGAACAAGTACCAGATGTCTCGGGATCTGAAACAGGCACTCTCAACGTACGTTCCAGGCCGAGAAATCGTCGTTGACAAGAAGACCTACGAGTCCTACGGTGTCTATGTCAAATTCCCAGACAACCCGAAGAACCGAGTATCTGGCGAAGACTGGGGAGACCTCGATTGGTTGAACTGGTGTGATGTCTGTAAGACGGTCTTTGACGAGCATGATGAGAGTCTCGCAGCCAGGGATATGGAGTGTCCTGTCTGTGAGGGAGCGACCGTCAGTTCCCTTCAAATGTACACCCCGGAGGCATTTGCACCGAAAGTCGATGAGACAGGTGCAGCTGAGAAAGGATCAGACTACAACGAGAACCGAGCCTACGCGACACAGCCGAAATACCCGCTGACGTCGACTTCTCACGAGAGTGAGAACGCTAGCGAGATGGCAGAGGAGAAATCTATTGGCCATTCGATAGTGGGGAAGATGAATGACGAACAGCTTCTTGTCGCTAACTTTGGGGCTGATGAGGATGGATTCGAGGTCTGCACCGATTGTGGGGCCGTTAGCCGCGAAGGCCCGCTCTCGAACCCACACGCCCGTCCATACCCCAAGGATCTCCGATTTGTTGGGGAATATGACTGGGATGACCAGTGTACCGGCTCAACAGTCACGACGAGTTTCAGCCACCGCTTCCCCAGTGATTTGACCGTCCTCCAAATCCCGTTAGGTGATGAGATGGAGTTCGTTCCATCCGAAGCATGGTTCGAGACACCAGGGCAGTCGTTAGCTGAAGCATTAGTCATGGGTGCATCTCGTGCGCTGGGTATCGAAGATGACGAACTCGAAGGTGGGTTCCGTACTCGTTCGGCAGAGCACGCCGACATCGACGCACGGGGCGTTATCGAGGTCTTCCTCTTCGACACAACCGCCGGCGGTGCTGGCTTCTCATCGCGTGTCTGGGAGGAATTCGACGCCGTGTGTGCGGAAGCCCGTTCAATCCTCGAGAGCTGCTCATGCGATACGGCGTGTCACAACTGCCTGCGCCGGTATCAGAACCGTCATCTCCACGACTCGTTGAATCGCCACGAAGGCCTGGCCTTGCTCGATTACGCACAGGCGGGAACGCCGCCAACGCTTCGTCCTGAAAAGACACAGAGCCTGATAAAGCAACTCGAACGTGCCTTGGAGTTGAAGGAAGAAGACGTTGCACTCAGGGCGATTAACGACCATAAATGGGAGATCAAGATTGACGGGACGACGATGACATTTGGTATTCGTTCTAGTCTGCGGCGTTCACGTGCCCCGACGTCGGCGACGTACGACGAGGACTACTCAGACTACGAGTTGTCCCAACGGTTGCCAGAGGTGGCTCACTCGATCGTCGACCAACTCCAATAGCCGCATGGATGGGTCAGAACAGTTTGCGCACGTAAACTGGTCGGCGTCGGCAGCACAGCTGTTCGAAGAGTGCCCCCGGCGGTTCTTTTATCGATACCAACATACCGAGTCTACCGAGGACTATAGTGAGGATACACCGTCGCCAGGGGCCTATCTGGGAACTGTCGTACACGAATCTCTCGCGGGGCAGGTTGCACGATGGGCTCGGGGTGAGAACATCCATCTCCAGACTGCAACCGATTATGCGAAAGACGAACTTGAGAGATATGTCGAAGCGAATACTGAGACGATTGCAGATCGGATTGACGATACGGATGGGAAAGCCTTCGATAGCGATTCCTTCACGCGGTCATTAGTTCGTACAGCCCGAAATCACATCAGGCAGTTCTTCCGGGTGATTTGGCCCCATCTTGAGGACCACCGCTATATCGCCCACGAAACGCGCCAAACGTTCGAAGTTTCCGAAGAACCCGTCACCGTCCAACCAGATCTCTGTACTCGAAACCCAGAGGGAGACTTTGTCGTTACTGACTGGAAGACAGGTTCGTATGACCGGTTCAGTAACCCGACAATACAGATGCAAGCATATGCGCTCTATGCTCACGAAGCGTATGAACCCGAACTCAGTCGGATTCGGATCCAATTAGCCCATA
This region of Natrialbaceae archaeon AArc-T1-2 genomic DNA includes:
- a CDS encoding DEAD/DEAH box helicase, coding for MKSIKEVSEELENDLQQYIESRYHLHHPRLLKERRALMDEGETATEPWVEATPTYVSGEPLRELGLPSEVVDLLKDLESDDLNIFDPPYKHQADALQSFFNEEDDLIVSTGTGSGKTEIFLYSILGQLAQEAARGETADQRGIRTLVLYPMNALVADQLSRMRLLFGDKDGADTLEDYMGRRVQFGMYTSRTPYHGEYDKSKNDNLVKPVINRYLKLEEEQPDLYEQLKEKGRIPAKDLEGFRNKNKKKETHFRTQPGDTELFTRQEMHTRDGSNPHGGTPDLLITNYSMLEYMLLRPIEQPLFEDTREWLAEDEENELNIVLDEAHLYRGAQGAEVALLLSRLLQKLGISRERVRFILTSATMGENVEEAAPDFAAQLTTGDPDDFSVITGEQVEYEGGEPSEKRMAQLLERIGYQLDDPSKIRNVASERGWDPLESDDVESIRSYLADQLVDDPLFRLAHEHLREEPLRLSALAEELFEDIDQDLAREATGNLLYLCTEARQGEDQALLPTRLHMFLKGLPAQYACVNPECSGRRVTEGENLLGRIYSNPHTTCESCGSRVFELISHRTCGAAYLRAYRRSDDDRGPTFLWSDPESSEDLDELHLLVEEPRDDPNPDHEHGRSLAETTTSRNLSIASGHLVDDRHVDDEGATTHIEVQVPTKEPPNEDGAWSWTQCPACGIKERRRPNGDTKVEDLVTKGEEPFAHSVRSMFGIQPTDPLKEEFPNEGRKVLCFSDGRQKAARLARDLQSNVESDSFREVLTDIFGSADGEITMDRLFAEFAVYCAKNNIVFFDDSDQYTNQSGVVYKGSRSHFEDIRGNLSDIVDEYYLESIDDIPEVPAARNALSERPRQYEELLLRSLGDEQYSITGALVGYIAPSEEVFEKIDEAVPEIETDQLKSILIEALRHACEERAFDSNIEARRRSNSYPYQNWIDPDDTGLPHSEIIPEYVVESLDDEVPEEAWYSLRRALMTTEPVLFGASHGNYFVNPKATTIDLRLDDDWYRCEGCRRFSVVSLNDSCPYDGCRGTLSPVSDNDIHLQARKNFLRNPPREVLHGERDPLTLRSEEHSAQLSAKDNSEAFARSEEYELLFQDILVGDSEADQPIDVLSCTTTMEVGIDIGSLTGVAMRTVPPGPENYEQRAGRAGRRGAGLSTIVTFADNSPHESHYFENPEEMITSEGNAPVIYAGNEKIARRHINASLLARFFDPSAVETEAAVFRSLKGTAEFFEGEGDQTLAAFEDWLDEEIFADSSSTLEQLGALLPDALGGGRSSDWEVALVRDAATEFLSELQELEAKTEWEEQSTEDDDLLSVLLDAALLPTFSFPTDVADFVVRENEPGSSQPKNKYQMSRDLKQALSTYVPGREIVVDKKTYESYGVYVKFPDNPKNRVSGEDWGDLDWLNWCDVCKTVFDEHDESLAARDMECPVCEGATVSSLQMYTPEAFAPKVDETGAAEKGSDYNENRAYATQPKYPLTSTSHESENASEMAEEKSIGHSIVGKMNDEQLLVANFGADEDGFEVCTDCGAVSREGPLSNPHARPYPKDLRFVGEYDWDDQCTGSTVTTSFSHRFPSDLTVLQIPLGDEMEFVPSEAWFETPGQSLAEALVMGASRALGIEDDELEGGFRTRSAEHADIDARGVIEVFLFDTTAGGAGFSSRVWEEFDAVCAEARSILESCSCDTACHNCLRRYQNRHLHDSLNRHEGLALLDYAQAGTPPTLRPEKTQSLIKQLERALELKEEDVALRAINDHKWEIKIDGTTMTFGIRSSLRRSRAPTSATYDEDYSDYELSQRLPEVAHSIVDQLQ
- a CDS encoding PD-(D/E)XK nuclease family protein, with product MDGSEQFAHVNWSASAAQLFEECPRRFFYRYQHTESTEDYSEDTPSPGAYLGTVVHESLAGQVARWARGENIHLQTATDYAKDELERYVEANTETIADRIDDTDGKAFDSDSFTRSLVRTARNHIRQFFRVIWPHLEDHRYIAHETRQTFEVSEEPVTVQPDLCTRNPEGDFVVTDWKTGSYDRFSNPTIQMQAYALYAHEAYEPELSRIRIQLAHTGSGEFDRMVPTTEDMRQIRDRITNDRAFWTSKGDIESYKTNPAVQKCSQCSYLHRCTDGQNVTGEEPEPN